A genome region from Pseudomonas helmanticensis includes the following:
- the rdgC gene encoding recombination-associated protein RdgC has product MWFKNLLIYRLTQDLPVDAEALETALATKLARPCASQELTTYGFVAPFGKGEDAPLVHVSGDFLLISARKEERILPGSVVRDAVKEKVEEIEAEQMRKVYKKERDQIKDEIIQAFLPRAFIRRSSTFAAIAPKQGLILVNSASPKRAEDLLSTLREVIGTLPVRPLTVKMSPTATMTEWVTTQKAADDFYVLDECELRDTHEDGGIVRCKRQDLTSEEIQLHLSTGKVVTQLSLAWQDKLSFMLDDKMTVKRLKFEDLLQDQAEQDGGDEALGQLDASFTLMMLTFGDFLPALVEALGGEETPQGI; this is encoded by the coding sequence ATGTGGTTCAAAAACCTGCTTATCTATCGCCTGACCCAAGACCTGCCTGTCGATGCCGAGGCGCTGGAAACTGCACTGGCCACCAAACTGGCGCGTCCATGTGCAAGCCAGGAGTTGACCACCTACGGTTTCGTCGCGCCGTTCGGCAAAGGCGAAGATGCTCCACTGGTGCACGTCAGCGGTGACTTCCTGCTGATTTCCGCACGTAAAGAAGAACGCATTCTGCCGGGCAGCGTCGTGCGTGACGCGGTCAAGGAAAAAGTCGAAGAGATCGAAGCCGAGCAGATGCGCAAGGTCTATAAGAAGGAACGCGATCAGATCAAGGATGAAATCATCCAGGCCTTCCTGCCGCGCGCCTTTATCCGTCGCTCGTCGACCTTCGCCGCCATCGCGCCGAAACAGGGTCTGATCCTGGTCAACTCGGCCAGCCCGAAACGCGCCGAAGACCTGCTGTCGACCCTGCGTGAAGTGATCGGCACCCTGCCCGTCCGTCCGCTGACCGTGAAAATGTCGCCAACCGCGACCATGACCGAATGGGTCACCACGCAGAAAGCCGCTGACGACTTCTATGTACTGGACGAGTGCGAACTGCGCGACACCCACGAAGACGGCGGCATCGTCCGTTGCAAGCGTCAGGACCTGACCAGCGAAGAAATCCAGCTGCACCTGAGCACTGGCAAAGTCGTCACGCAGCTGTCGCTGGCCTGGCAGGACAAGTTGTCGTTCATGCTCGACGACAAGATGACCGTCAAGCGTCTGAAGTTCGAAGATCTGTTGCAGGATCAGGCGGAACAGGACGGCGGCGATGAGGCTCTGGGGCAACTGGATGCGAGCTTCACCCTGATGATGCTGACGTTCGGCGACTTCCTGCCGGCGCTGGTTGAAGCGTTGGGTGGGGAAGAGACTCCGCAGGGGATCTAA
- a CDS encoding catalase family protein, protein MFARLWLWLGRLLGKVLLLLLVIGLLGWAIATAWFAWQHRGPVSTLEQIPPGEAAMTQDVIQTAVRIVDQHREPTRYLRDAHAKAHGCVKAEVRVLPELAQSLRQGVFSEPGKTWQAMIRLSNGNAYPQFDSIRDARGMAIKLLDVSGKQLLGDRQERREQDFVMFSHPNFFVSDVAEYRQNVAAQADGKKVMAFFPGWDPRTWQIRHLFIALATLSPPPDSPTGTTYFSVSPYKFGEANAKFRVMPDPDNCRLYTLPKQNHDLPNFLRSALNQQLSTDRVPACFVLQIQRQDANTYMPVEDTSIEWREQDSPFETVARITLPPQDFDTPALNLACDNLSFNPWFGIEAHRPIGGINRLRKAVYEAVSDYRHRQNASQ, encoded by the coding sequence ATGTTTGCCCGGCTCTGGTTGTGGCTGGGGCGATTGCTCGGCAAAGTCCTGCTGCTCCTGCTCGTTATCGGCCTGCTCGGCTGGGCCATCGCCACCGCGTGGTTTGCCTGGCAGCATCGTGGGCCGGTGTCGACGCTGGAGCAGATTCCGCCCGGTGAAGCGGCGATGACTCAAGACGTGATCCAGACGGCGGTGCGCATCGTCGATCAACACCGCGAACCCACGCGATATCTGCGCGATGCGCATGCCAAGGCACATGGCTGTGTGAAGGCTGAAGTGCGCGTGCTGCCGGAACTGGCGCAATCGCTGCGCCAAGGCGTATTCAGCGAGCCGGGGAAAACCTGGCAGGCGATGATTCGTCTCTCGAATGGCAATGCCTACCCGCAATTCGACAGCATTCGTGATGCGCGGGGCATGGCGATCAAATTGCTCGATGTGTCGGGCAAACAGCTGCTGGGCGACCGTCAGGAGCGCCGCGAACAGGATTTCGTGATGTTCAGCCATCCGAACTTCTTCGTCAGCGATGTCGCCGAGTACCGCCAGAATGTCGCGGCTCAGGCTGACGGCAAAAAGGTCATGGCGTTTTTTCCGGGCTGGGATCCACGTACCTGGCAGATTCGCCATTTGTTCATTGCGCTGGCGACCCTGTCACCGCCGCCGGACAGCCCGACCGGGACTACCTACTTTTCGGTATCGCCCTACAAATTTGGCGAGGCCAATGCGAAGTTTCGAGTGATGCCGGATCCCGACAACTGTCGGCTTTACACCCTGCCCAAGCAGAATCATGACCTGCCGAACTTCCTGCGCAGTGCGCTGAATCAGCAGTTGTCGACGGATCGGGTGCCGGCGTGTTTCGTCCTGCAGATCCAGCGCCAGGATGCGAACACCTACATGCCGGTCGAAGACACCAGTATTGAATGGCGCGAGCAGGACTCACCCTTTGAAACCGTGGCGCGGATCACCCTGCCACCACAGGACTTCGATACGCCGGCGTTGAATCTGGCGTGCGACAACCTGTCGTTCAATCCGTGGTTCGGAATCGAGGCGCACCGGCCGATTGGCGGGATCAACCGCTTGCGCAAAGCGGTGTATGAGGCGGTGAGCGACTACCGCCATCGCCAGAATGCCAGCCAGTAA
- a CDS encoding bile acid:sodium symporter family protein codes for MRALAALSRFVGNTFAYWVLIFAVLAFMQPAWFLGLKGAIVPLLGLVMFGMGLTLKLDDFAAVARHPWRVALGVVAHFVIMPGVAWLLCQVFHLPAEIAVGVILVGCCPSGTSSNVMTWLARGDLALSVAIAAVTTLLAPLLTPALIWLLASAWLPVSFMELFWSILQVVLLPIILGVVAQRLLGDKVRHAVDVLPLVSVVSIVIIVTAVVAASQAKIAESGLLIMAVVMLHNSFGYLLGYFTGRLFKLPLAQRKSLALEVGMQNSGLGAALASAHFSPLAAVPSALFSVWHNISGALLSTYFRRMSEKEDREALAQQTTD; via the coding sequence GTGCGCGCACTGGCTGCACTCAGCCGCTTTGTCGGCAATACCTTCGCTTACTGGGTTCTGATTTTCGCCGTATTGGCGTTCATGCAACCAGCGTGGTTCCTCGGCCTCAAAGGCGCCATCGTGCCGCTGCTTGGCCTGGTGATGTTCGGCATGGGCCTGACCCTCAAACTCGACGACTTCGCTGCTGTCGCGCGCCATCCATGGCGTGTGGCGCTGGGCGTGGTTGCCCATTTCGTGATCATGCCCGGCGTGGCGTGGTTGCTTTGCCAGGTGTTTCATCTGCCGGCGGAAATCGCCGTCGGGGTGATTCTGGTTGGCTGCTGCCCGAGCGGCACCTCTTCCAATGTGATGACCTGGCTGGCGCGCGGCGATCTGGCGCTGTCGGTCGCCATCGCCGCCGTCACCACCCTCCTCGCGCCACTGCTGACTCCGGCGCTGATCTGGCTCTTGGCTTCGGCGTGGTTGCCGGTGTCGTTCATGGAGCTGTTCTGGTCGATCCTGCAAGTGGTGTTGTTGCCGATCATTCTCGGCGTGGTTGCCCAGCGCCTGCTCGGTGACAAGGTTCGTCATGCCGTGGATGTGTTGCCGCTGGTGTCGGTGGTCAGCATCGTGATTATCGTCACTGCCGTGGTCGCCGCCAGTCAGGCGAAAATCGCCGAATCCGGCCTGTTGATCATGGCCGTGGTGATGCTGCACAACAGCTTCGGGTACTTGCTGGGTTACTTCACCGGTCGGCTGTTCAAGCTGCCGCTGGCGCAACGCAAATCACTGGCACTGGAAGTCGGCATGCAGAACTCGGGATTGGGCGCCGCATTGGCCAGCGCACACTTCTCGCCACTGGCGGCGGTACCGAGTGCGTTGTTCAGTGTTTGGCACAATATTTCCGGGGCGCTGCTCTCGACCTATTTCCGCCGCATGAGCGAGAAGGAAGACCGTGAGGCCTTGGCGCAACAAACCACCGACTGA
- a CDS encoding cupin domain-containing protein → MKIIRSKSFTADRAWGALDIANMNGITTRLHWTDQPYKWHVNDGEEVFVVLDGQVQMHYRENGDEKQVQLDVGDIFYASVGTEHVAHPQGAARILVIESEGSV, encoded by the coding sequence ATGAAGATTATTCGCAGCAAGAGCTTCACCGCCGACCGCGCCTGGGGCGCGCTGGACATCGCCAACATGAACGGCATCACCACGCGCCTGCACTGGACCGATCAGCCGTACAAATGGCACGTCAACGATGGCGAGGAAGTGTTTGTCGTGCTCGATGGTCAGGTGCAAATGCATTACCGCGAAAACGGCGATGAAAAACAGGTGCAGCTCGACGTTGGCGACATCTTCTATGCCTCGGTCGGCACCGAGCATGTCGCCCACCCACAAGGTGCGGCGCGGATTCTGGTGATCGAAAGCGAAGGCAGCGTGTGA
- a CDS encoding MFS transporter: protein MTSLASNRSSLWFLAITLLSFLAASTAPTPLYHLYQDQLHFSAAVLTLIFGVYALSLLAALLTVGSLSDHVGRKPVIFSAVVLNALAMLLFIYADSVAWLISARVLQGFATGMATAVLSATLLDTDRQQGPLINSVAPLLGMALGGMGCGLLAEFAPAPLQLTYWLLLGLFVLQGIYVWRLPESVSPQSGAWASLKPTLHVPTQARSTLWQVLPLNTATWALGGFYASLAPSLVRTATGSTSNLIGGATVAALTVTGALMIFTLRNRTARQALRLGASLLPIGLVLILLGVHSASLPLFFLGTLVAGCGFGAGFLGAVRSLVPLALAHERAGLMSAYYVLSYLAFCLPALLAGYLARTYGLLATTDGYGAVLIVLAVAALLLSLRAKAVKVCSAS from the coding sequence ATGACCAGCCTTGCGTCCAACCGATCCAGCCTGTGGTTTCTGGCGATCACCTTACTCAGCTTTCTCGCCGCGTCCACCGCGCCGACGCCGTTGTATCACCTGTATCAGGATCAACTGCACTTCTCGGCAGCGGTGCTGACGCTGATCTTCGGCGTTTATGCCTTGAGTCTGCTGGCGGCGCTATTAACCGTGGGCTCGCTGTCCGACCACGTCGGGCGCAAACCAGTGATCTTCAGCGCCGTTGTGCTCAATGCACTGGCGATGTTGCTGTTCATCTATGCCGACAGTGTCGCCTGGCTGATCAGCGCTCGTGTCCTGCAGGGTTTCGCTACCGGCATGGCCACGGCGGTGTTGAGTGCGACGCTGCTCGACACTGATCGGCAGCAAGGGCCGTTGATCAACAGCGTCGCCCCTTTGCTGGGAATGGCGCTGGGTGGCATGGGTTGCGGATTGCTCGCCGAATTCGCTCCGGCGCCGCTGCAATTGACCTATTGGTTGTTGCTTGGATTGTTTGTGTTGCAGGGGATTTACGTTTGGCGCTTGCCGGAGAGTGTCTCGCCGCAATCCGGGGCCTGGGCGTCGTTAAAGCCAACGCTGCATGTGCCGACTCAAGCGCGCTCAACCTTGTGGCAAGTGCTGCCGCTGAACACGGCGACCTGGGCGCTCGGCGGTTTTTACGCTTCGCTGGCACCGTCATTGGTGCGCACGGCCACCGGTTCGACGTCCAACTTGATCGGCGGCGCGACCGTGGCGGCGTTGACCGTGACCGGTGCGCTGATGATCTTCACCCTGCGCAATCGCACTGCCCGCCAAGCATTGCGGCTGGGTGCGAGTTTGTTGCCGATCGGCCTGGTACTGATTCTGCTCGGCGTGCACAGCGCCAGCCTGCCGCTGTTTTTCCTCGGCACGCTGGTCGCCGGTTGCGGCTTCGGTGCAGGTTTCCTCGGCGCCGTGCGCAGCCTGGTGCCACTGGCCTTGGCGCATGAGCGGGCGGGTCTGATGTCGGCGTATTACGTGCTCAGTTATCTGGCGTTCTGCCTGCCGGCGTTGCTCGCCGGTTACCTGGCTCGCACCTACGGTTTACTGGCGACCACCGATGGTTACGGCGCCGTGCTGATCGTTTTGGCGGTAGCTGCGTTGTTGCTCAGCCTGCGCGCCAAAGCCGTCAAGGTGTGCAGCGCTTCATGA
- a CDS encoding MFS transporter — protein sequence MSHPSQFNLLRTRRFLPFFITQSLGAFNDNVFKQSLILAILYRLTIEGDRSIWVNLCALLFILPFFLFSALAGQFGEKFAKDALIRLIKLGEIAIMAVGAVGFLFDHLSLMLVALFAMGTHSALFGPVKYSILPQALREDELVGGNGLVEMGTFLAILAGTIGAGVIMSSSHYAPLVSTAIVGIAVLGYLASRSIPRAAAASPEMRLDWNIFSQSWATLKLGLGQTPAVSRSIVGNSWFWFVGAIYLTQIPAYAKEWMHGDETVVTLILTVFSVGIALGSMLCEKLSGRKVEIGLVPFGSFGLTVFGLLLWWHSGGIPESVTGHSWIEVLGFVHTWAVLIDILGLGIFGGFYIVPLYALIQSRTAEKERARVIAANNILNALFMVVSAIVSIVLLSVVKLSIPQLFLVVSLLNIGVNAYIFKIVPEFSMRFMIWLLSHSMYRVEHRNLEAIPDEGAALLVCNHVSFVDALLIGGAVRRPIRFVMYYKIYNLPVLNFIFRTAGTIPIAGRQEDIQIYEKAFTRIAQYLKDGELVCIFPEGKLTADGEMNEFKGGLTRILEETPVPVIPLALQGLWGSFFSRDPDKGLFHRLWSRVTLVAGSAVDVGAAEPAKLQALVGELRGAVR from the coding sequence ATGAGTCACCCCTCACAGTTCAACCTGCTGCGCACCCGGCGCTTTTTGCCGTTCTTCATTACCCAGTCGCTCGGCGCGTTCAACGACAACGTGTTCAAGCAATCGCTGATCCTGGCCATTCTTTATCGGCTGACCATCGAAGGTGACCGGTCTATCTGGGTCAACCTGTGCGCACTGTTATTTATCCTGCCGTTCTTCCTGTTCTCGGCGCTGGCCGGGCAGTTCGGGGAAAAATTCGCCAAGGACGCGCTGATCCGGCTGATCAAGCTCGGGGAAATCGCGATCATGGCTGTAGGAGCCGTCGGTTTTCTGTTCGATCATCTATCACTGATGCTGGTGGCGCTGTTTGCCATGGGTACGCACTCGGCGTTGTTCGGGCCGGTGAAGTATTCGATCCTGCCGCAGGCATTGCGCGAGGATGAACTGGTCGGCGGCAACGGTCTGGTGGAGATGGGCACGTTTCTGGCGATTCTCGCCGGCACCATCGGCGCCGGGGTGATCATGTCCTCGAGTCATTACGCGCCGCTGGTCTCGACCGCGATTGTCGGCATTGCGGTGCTGGGTTATCTGGCCAGCCGCAGCATTCCTCGTGCCGCCGCCGCGTCGCCGGAAATGCGCCTGGACTGGAACATCTTCAGCCAGTCCTGGGCGACGCTGAAACTCGGTCTGGGCCAGACTCCGGCGGTGTCGCGTTCGATTGTCGGCAACTCGTGGTTCTGGTTCGTCGGGGCGATCTACCTGACGCAGATTCCGGCCTACGCCAAGGAATGGATGCACGGCGATGAGACCGTGGTCACCCTGATCCTGACGGTGTTCTCGGTCGGTATCGCGCTCGGTTCGATGCTGTGCGAGAAGCTTTCCGGGCGTAAGGTCGAGATCGGTCTGGTGCCGTTTGGCTCGTTTGGTCTGACCGTGTTTGGCTTGCTGTTGTGGTGGCATTCCGGTGGAATTCCCGAGAGTGTCACCGGGCATAGCTGGATTGAAGTGCTGGGCTTCGTACACACCTGGGCCGTGCTGATCGACATCCTTGGCCTCGGCATTTTCGGTGGTTTCTATATTGTGCCGCTGTACGCGCTGATCCAGTCGCGCACCGCCGAAAAAGAGCGGGCACGAGTGATCGCGGCCAACAACATTCTCAACGCGCTGTTTATGGTGGTCTCGGCGATTGTTTCGATCGTGTTGCTGAGTGTGGTCAAACTGTCGATCCCGCAACTGTTCCTCGTGGTTTCGCTGCTGAACATTGGCGTTAACGCCTACATCTTCAAGATCGTTCCCGAGTTCAGCATGCGTTTCATGATCTGGCTGCTCAGCCATTCCATGTACCGCGTCGAGCACCGCAACCTTGAAGCGATACCGGACGAAGGTGCGGCATTGCTGGTGTGCAACCACGTGTCGTTCGTCGATGCTTTGCTGATCGGCGGCGCGGTGCGTAGGCCGATTCGTTTTGTCATGTACTACAAGATCTACAACCTGCCGGTGCTGAACTTTATCTTCCGCACGGCGGGGACGATTCCTATCGCGGGACGCCAGGAAGACATCCAGATCTACGAAAAGGCCTTCACGCGGATTGCTCAATACCTGAAGGACGGTGAGCTGGTGTGCATCTTCCCGGAAGGCAAGTTGACCGCTGATGGCGAGATGAACGAGTTCAAGGGCGGGCTGACGCGGATTCTCGAAGAGACCCCGGTGCCGGTGATTCCGCTGGCGTTGCAGGGGTTGTGGGGGAGTTTCTTCAGTCGCGATCCGGACAAGGGCTTGTTTCACCGGTTGTGGTCGCGGGTGACGTTGGTGGCGGGATCTGCGGTGGATGTTGGCGCGGCTGAGCCGGCGAAGTTGCAGGCGTTGGTTGGCGAATTGCGTGGGGCAGTCAGATAG
- a CDS encoding TetR/AcrR family transcriptional regulator: MAIKEGLRPGGRSARVQESIHSAVRALLQEQERSTVTVPQIAARAGVTPSTIYRRWGDLAALLADVALARMRPDSEPAQTGSLRSDIRAWAEQYLDEMSSEPGRNMMRDVQASATPGYCVTIIAAQLQTIIARHPDETAPSVDRLINLVVAPVVFRILFAASALEVEELHYLIDIALNQH, from the coding sequence ATGGCAATTAAAGAAGGTTTACGCCCGGGCGGTCGCAGTGCCAGGGTGCAAGAGTCGATTCATTCGGCCGTCCGCGCGCTTCTGCAAGAGCAGGAGCGCTCAACCGTGACCGTGCCGCAAATTGCCGCGCGCGCGGGGGTTACGCCATCGACGATTTATCGGCGCTGGGGTGATCTCGCGGCATTGCTGGCCGACGTCGCCCTCGCGCGCATGCGCCCCGACAGCGAGCCGGCGCAAACCGGCAGCCTGCGCAGCGATATCCGCGCGTGGGCGGAACAGTATCTCGACGAAATGAGCTCCGAGCCCGGGCGCAACATGATGCGCGACGTGCAGGCGAGCGCTACGCCGGGGTACTGCGTGACGATCATTGCTGCGCAGTTGCAGACGATCATTGCGCGGCATCCGGATGAAACCGCGCCGAGTGTCGATCGGCTGATCAACCTGGTGGTGGCGCCGGTGGTGTTCCGGATTCTGTTTGCGGCGTCGGCACTTGAAGTGGAAGAACTGCACTATCTGATCGATATCGCACTGAATCAGCACTGA
- the sugE gene encoding quaternary ammonium compound efflux SMR transporter SugE translates to MSWIILFFAGLFEVGWAVGLKYTDGFTRPLPTVLTIAAMAISLGLLGLAMKELPLGTAYAIWTGVGAVGTVIAGIILFGESMALIRLASVALIITGLIGLKVSA, encoded by the coding sequence ATGTCCTGGATCATTCTGTTTTTCGCCGGCCTGTTCGAAGTCGGCTGGGCCGTCGGCCTGAAATACACCGACGGCTTCACCCGCCCGTTACCTACCGTTTTGACCATTGCGGCCATGGCCATCAGCCTTGGCCTGCTCGGCCTGGCGATGAAGGAATTGCCGCTGGGCACGGCGTACGCGATCTGGACCGGCGTCGGTGCCGTGGGCACGGTGATTGCCGGGATCATTTTGTTTGGCGAGTCGATGGCGTTGATTCGATTGGCCAGCGTGGCGTTGATCATCACCGGGTTGATCGGCCTCAAGGTCAGCGCCTAG
- a CDS encoding TDT family transporter, whose protein sequence is MTCPNSAKPGIKPFSQLQHPREVIRQFTPNWFAATMGTGVLALALAQLPLAIPGMHAVAEGLWLFNILLFAVFTVAYAARWILFFDEARRIFGHSTVSMFFGTIPMGLATIINGFLLFGLPRWGDGVIHLAEVLWWIDVAMSLACGVLIPYMMFTRQEHSIDQMTAVWLLPVVAAEVAAASGGLLAPHLTDVHSQLVVLTTSYVLWAFSLPVAFSILTILLLRMALHKLPHENMAASSWLALGPIGTGALGMLLLGGDAPAIFAANGLPGIGEIASGLGLVAGITLWGFGLWWMLMALLITVRYLRDGIPFNLGWWGFTFPLGVYSLATLKLASVLNLTFFSVFGTALVTLLAVMWLIVGKRTLQGAWRGELFVSPCIAGLKK, encoded by the coding sequence ATGACTTGCCCCAACAGCGCCAAACCCGGCATCAAGCCGTTCAGCCAACTTCAGCATCCGCGTGAAGTGATCCGCCAATTCACGCCGAACTGGTTCGCCGCGACCATGGGTACCGGCGTGCTGGCCCTGGCACTGGCGCAACTGCCGTTGGCCATTCCCGGCATGCACGCCGTGGCTGAAGGGCTGTGGCTGTTCAACATCCTGTTGTTTGCAGTGTTTACCGTGGCCTATGCGGCACGCTGGATTCTGTTCTTCGACGAAGCTCGGCGAATTTTCGGGCATTCCACTGTGTCGATGTTCTTCGGCACCATCCCCATGGGACTGGCGACCATCATCAACGGCTTTTTGCTGTTCGGTCTGCCGCGCTGGGGGGACGGTGTCATTCATCTCGCCGAAGTGTTGTGGTGGATTGATGTGGCGATGTCGTTGGCCTGCGGCGTGCTGATTCCCTACATGATGTTTACCCGTCAGGAACACAGCATCGATCAGATGACCGCCGTCTGGCTGTTGCCGGTGGTGGCGGCGGAAGTGGCGGCGGCCAGCGGTGGCTTGCTCGCACCGCACCTGACGGACGTCCATTCGCAACTGGTGGTGCTGACGACAAGCTACGTGCTTTGGGCGTTTTCCCTACCTGTGGCGTTCAGCATTCTGACGATCCTGTTGCTGCGTATGGCCTTGCACAAGCTGCCGCATGAAAACATGGCCGCGTCGAGCTGGCTGGCGCTCGGCCCGATCGGTACCGGTGCGCTGGGCATGTTGCTGCTGGGCGGTGATGCACCGGCGATATTTGCTGCGAACGGTTTGCCGGGCATTGGCGAAATCGCCTCGGGTCTGGGCCTGGTGGCCGGCATTACCCTGTGGGGGTTCGGTCTGTGGTGGATGCTGATGGCGTTGCTGATCACCGTGCGCTACCTGCGTGACGGCATTCCGTTCAACCTCGGCTGGTGGGGCTTCACGTTCCCGTTAGGCGTGTATTCTCTGGCGACCCTGAAGCTGGCGAGCGTTCTCAACCTGACGTTTTTCAGTGTTTTCGGCACGGCGCTGGTGACCTTGCTCGCAGTGATGTGGCTGATCGTCGGCAAACGAACCCTGCAAGGCGCGTGGCGCGGCGAACTGTTTGTCTCGCCGTGCATTGCAGGTTTGAAGAAATAA